The nucleotide window TGAACTAATAATCAGTCGGTATGGGCCCTGAAAAAACAATATTGGTTGACCCAAATAATTGGCCAAGCATTGTAACCTCTTAATCTGTGTACTATTGGAacattaatttgatttattgtattgtgttgtaaaGTACCATGAATAACAGACTTCTAAATGAACATCTTTTTATATTGACAGGTCACAGCCGAAAGCTATTCAtttgtaaaacaataaaaacagcaaatacttaaaattgaGAAACTTTTACTAGtaatgtttggttttttttgctgtaaaacCCACAAACTATTAAATTATCAAAGTGTTTGGTAAATTCAAAAACCCCAGAAAGTAACTGTTGCAACTCTAGTTTGAACATGTGAAGACAAATGATGTGGCATATTGAAAACAGTCATTTTTTAGTAATTCATTATACTGGTACTTAACCTTGACAAACCTAAACATTTGAGTCAGCACGTGTTTCACTTTGGTGCCAAATGCTGATTCCAGCTCCTTAATGTTCTCCATGTTGTGTCTAAAGCTAAATCAGACTAAAGAGCTCTAGAAAGAAATGTAAATACAGTTATTTGTACAAGTTTTAATGAAACCCTCTGACTTTTGCTCTCTTTAGGGAACTGAAGCCTGGTGAGGAGGTGACCTGGAAGTAAACCACCTCGACCTGGGGTGTGTCCTGTCGTGTGGTGGAAATTACCCATGGCTGGACCTCGAAtgaataatttaacaaagaCCTCTGTATTTCTGTTTATGAGTTGTATCAACCAGTAATAAACATGCCGTTTGTCATCAAAATAATTTGTACAGTTTGGTGATTCTCTTTTTTGCACAATACATGACATCATTTAATTTTtgtaaagctgtttttttttatgcttttcagAGCAAGCTCATTAAATGTGTTGCTCCGTCTGACGATTTCAGTAGAGCTAATGCAGACAACTTGGGACAAGAAGTGATTTGCATCAAAtatcttgttttgtttaaaggGAATTTGAATCTATTCATGCAGTCTGCATGACTGAAGAGTTTGTAGCCACTACAGAGGTTCTGCAGTGTGGATAACTCCCTTTTCGAACAGCAGCTCAGCCAAGGAGATCTGGAGGGGAAAGAGAACCACATGAGGATCAAATGTTAGTTTGCTAATCAGACTGATAATGTGGAACTTGTTTTGATACGTCTATGGACTGTGGGGAGACATGCCTGTTCCCAAAAAgctataatttttttaaagaaaagatcCCATCTTTACCGTAAGGAAAAAGAGATTgtaccattgactgtatatgaaGATAAACAGCACAAATATATGTACTcccataaaaaaaattaagctaAAGTAACCCACAACATACCCTGTCCTCTGCTGAACCACTGGGCAAACTTCCTACAGTCACAAATTTGGGATATGAATGGATCAGAAACTCAATGGCATCTGTGTGCTGGAGGAACAAAACACAATTATTAGTGATTAGAAAACCACTGTATTTATGACACatttagaaatattaaaaaacaaacactgtccaTTTACCTCTGATTGTATTTCAAAACTCTTGGGCTCCTCTTTGTGGTAAACTCTGGAGTTGTCTGTTGTGTAGTAAAGATGAACAGCTTCTCCATCGCTGCATAACCTGGAACGTGAGCAAGTTTATAAACTGTCACTTCATAAACCTACAGTTGTACATTTCTGCTTCAGCATATCATTTAAagagctgtttttattgttcaacAAACAGTTACATCATATTTTACATAACCAGCTCCAaactaaatgctttaaataaaGATGCATCACCTGGCACATCCAGCACGGAGAAGTCGAACTCTGGTCTGCAAAGTGATTTGTGCACCTACATCCTTAACCTGCCCTCGCTCCCACCTTGCAGGCGCTCCCTGCACACTGCTGGCCAATTCCTCTGTGGGAGATCCAATAGAATGTTTCAAACGAAAACCACACGTGCATGCAGGAGTATCACTTTCTTGTCATTCAAGAATTCATTCTTAAAATAGATTTGATCCATCCTGTACCTGGAGTAAGCACAGGAGGAAGGCAGTCGTGCAGGAAGTCTCTGGCTTTCTGATCCACAGCAGCATCAACTGGAGCATAATTTGTTAGCTTCTTCATCAGACTCTCAACTTTTGAGAAAAACTTTGTCCTGCGTGGGTCGTcctacaaacaaaaaggagacCTTTAGTTTAAGTCAAGGATGGTAAGAGTGACTGATGACTGGTTTATAATAACTGGTTTATTACCTTGTCAGAGTTCTGTACACCCATGTATGTCAGATAGTCGAGAGGCAAGCCCTGTCTGAACTCCACATCCTCCTCCATCGCTACTTCTAATGCTGCTGGAACCAACTACAGAAAGGACAGTTCAAAAGTTAAGAGACGTTTAGTATAGCTCCTGTAAGGGAACTTCtgtatataataaaacaaaaagctgtCTCCAAATCCTTTTTTGTTAGATATAATGATCATCCAGTGGGTCTTATATTTAGCAACTTTGTTGTTACCGgagaaattaaatcaaattcaattaaatttaattaagtttaatttaatttaatgcaataaaatacattaaattaaatgacatTTAATGCAAttcagtttaatttaatttatcttaATTTAGATCACTTAAGTTTCCCAATCTGCGGGTTGTCAAATAATGGCACAGCCGAATTGCTGGATTACAGCTTTCTAAAcaacttaaatgttaaataacctTCAAGTTTAGTTTCAAAAGCATTATTGTCTGTGTACCATAGTACACAGCACACAGTTATGTTCCAACTGTGTTTAAACCAGGATAGTTGcagttattttaaactgtgtatGGTTCATATTAGACCACTCATTAGAGAGCATCACCTTCTGCATCAGATCCCCCCAACTGTTCTTCTGGTAGGAGGAGATGGTGATGTGGAGAGAGTGGGCATCTGGGAGGCAGTCGCCCTGGTGGATGAACCCTCTGGGGAAGTAGAGGAGATCCCCTGCCTCCAGCACTACTTCCAGGATTGGCTTCCCAATGTCTCCCTGATCAAAGTTTGCTGGAGAAGAATGAAGGCAAGTTTAACCATTTGGTTAAATGGTTTTCACATAAAAAGGAAGGTTTCAAAgaaattaacattattttactcACTACTTGAAAGCACAGGCAGGACCTCATCCTCGGTTctgaggaaaaagtcagaaaagGACGTCTTAAAGTGTCTTGCTATGTATAAATGTACCAATAATTAACTAGTTTGAAATTAAACTAGCACTAAGCATTGTTGAGTGTATCATGAGCCACACATGGCAAAATGAAGTGTATAATACAACACCTCTACCCCTAAATACCagcatagaaaataaatacaggtaCAAAAGTCATCAAATGCAGTTGATTGAACAATACCTGCTTCTTAAGCCATCACTTGATCAGCTAGTAATTGTAAATGATTATATCAAGAAATAGTAAACATCCATTTAACAATTGTTCTGCATTGTAAATGCCATGAAAATAACTTTGCAATGAATTGTGAGTGTGATCCCTCACTGTGCCTCACCTCGGGTTGTACACTCTCCAGTGTTTCTTCCCCTCTAGCTGAACCACAAACGCCTCAATGTCGTCATAATGTGGAGCAAAGCCTTGTGTTCCAGCTGGGGTCAGGTATCTAGTCAAGGTAAAACACATATTGTATGTAATAACGGTTGGAAAGAGGTTTTGAGATGATGACAGGACCATTACTCACACATTGGCTCCTGTCATGCTGCCAAACTGCTCCTGAAGGATGGAGAGCACGTTCCACACAGTGGAGGCGAACGCCTGAGGGTTCAGCATGCGGAGGGAGCAGCCACTCTGGGAAATAGAGATacaatgatgaagatgattacTAATCAGCAATGAGTGTAGATGGTGCACTTAACACAAAATGCCTTTGTGCTCGCAACGCAAGCAGCTTCCTCTAACTGCTTTTTAATGACAGTGGTCCTGAAAGTCTGAAAGTGAGAACTATCACAGAAAAAGCTGGAGCAGCAAATGAGAACAAAGGGCTTACTTATAAAGGGATGTGTAAGATATTAAAACACTGCAGAATGTCTGCAGTAGAAgtaatcaaaacaataaatacaaatttgcaCCTCATAAAAGTCCCACACGCTGAACGGCAGAGCTCTCCCTGGAGGATTATGCGTCTCCCTCTTGCCATTTGTGTAGCTTGTCACGTCAAGATTCACCCCATATTGAACATCATCCTAAAATTAGAGAACACAGACATAAAGTTCAGTGTGGCACTAGACAAAATAATACAGGTGGTTATTGAAGAACATGTAACCGCACAAATCTTGAATATAGCTTTAAGGGGGTGCAATAAAACCAAAAACTACAcaggaaaaatataaataaaacatcatatgcAAGACCATTGTTTTCCTATTAAAAAGTTCCATctttaggggcgctggtggcctagcggtctaagcgccccacatacagaggctacagtcctcttcgCAGGGGGGTCAATTCCCGGccagtcaaccatttcctgcatgtcttcccacgctctctactccccacatttcctgtctctctttagctatcctatcaaataaaggcaaaaaggccaaatatataacttaaaaagaaaaaataaagtacCAACCTTTTTACATTACGTGTTTTCctttacatttattaaaaatagaTCAGACTTAATATTCATACCCTTACTAATAATTGGATGCTTgttcacaaaaagaaaacattctctaatttttgtttgacaaaaaaaaaaaaggtgcagtgtaaacatttaaaagtgtgTCAGAACAAGTTGATTGAAGATGGATGGAGCATCTTTATGCATATTATGTCATATCTTTACCTGTCTTAATATACGATCAAACTCTGCTGTGGAAAATAGTCCCTTGTAGTAATTTGGATTCTTTCGTTGAACAAGAATAGGCTTCTTTTCCCACGTTTCCcttcaaaaagaggaaaaagattagcttacatttaaaaagaacaaacagtcAATCTCTTACCACTAAATACACATTGACAGACAGGTATGAGATCACACATATCCCTACTTAAAGAAGGACTTTGCAGGGATGGGGCTGATGAGCCACTGGAACAGCTTGCTGGCTCTCTCCCTGCTGTTGTTGACTTTCAACAGGTCAGTCAGCAAATCATCTAGATCCTCACCATCTGCATTTACACGCTCCTCATCCTGCAACTGAAGCAAAAAGACTTCATGAAACACTatgatcttttatttattgataacCTGATATCTTTGCTTCTTTGCTTTCCTT belongs to Notolabrus celidotus isolate fNotCel1 chromosome 13, fNotCel1.pri, whole genome shotgun sequence and includes:
- the riox1 gene encoding ribosomal oxygenase 1 — protein: MERKHMSAFALYQTISTNEPPPAKKPFLQVAEKKKKKKENGVSKINKPHLKPEGKKIRKKLQKAVKREESFEEMAELQDEERVNADGEDLDDLLTDLLKVNNSRERASKLFQWLISPIPAKSFFKETWEKKPILVQRKNPNYYKGLFSTAEFDRILRQDDVQYGVNLDVTSYTNGKRETHNPPGRALPFSVWDFYESGCSLRMLNPQAFASTVWNVLSILQEQFGSMTGANVYLTPAGTQGFAPHYDDIEAFVVQLEGKKHWRVYNPRTEDEVLPVLSSTNFDQGDIGKPILEVVLEAGDLLYFPRGFIHQGDCLPDAHSLHITISSYQKNSWGDLMQKLVPAALEVAMEEDVEFRQGLPLDYLTYMGVQNSDKDDPRRTKFFSKVESLMKKLTNYAPVDAAVDQKARDFLHDCLPPVLTPEELASSVQGAPARWERGQVKDVGAQITLQTRVRLLRAGCARLCSDGEAVHLYYTTDNSRVYHKEEPKSFEIQSEHTDAIEFLIHSYPKFVTVGSLPSGSAEDRISLAELLFEKGVIHTAEPL